A single genomic interval of Maniola jurtina chromosome 23, ilManJurt1.1, whole genome shotgun sequence harbors:
- the LOC123877197 gene encoding vinculin isoform X1 gives MPVFHTKIIESILEPVAQQVSRLVILHEEAEDGNAMPDLARPVQAVSLAVNNLVKVGHETIESSDDVVLRTDMPGALRRVEGAATLLQQASDMLRADPYSGPARKKLIEGSRGILQGTSALLLCFDESEVRKIVKECKKVLDYLGVAEVIDTMEDLVQFLRDISPALSKAAREVAARASELTHPPHAETLTRCLESVKRLAPVLICAMKIYIHILSEGGKGIEDAAENRNYLAQRMADEIHEIIRVLQLTSYVEDGGEKDNVAVLKALQNMIHNKTGAAHEFLNDPDALRNSFGERALRSVLTSGQRAAEHLAPAQADTLRRTVRSGGINADLLCDERQYGHGREPKAQNLASELRGQINEVDSVVNEGVRAAEKQGGKTLAARLETAHKWLLHPAADPSTRIEGQKAINSIVSQGQRIADNLQGREKAEVMQLCSEVQRLADQLADLCMSGQGDTEEARAITRDLTDKLHELKRSMERAVVNRVVEDFIDVAAPLRHFTDAVNAPEGTPGREANFHDRSNALAAFSQKAAAAAGMVAAGVRHNKRLADQLIHNAQEVEKLSPQLICAGKIRLHYPDSKVAEEHFNNLKNQYSDAVLRCRDLCDQAVDPLDFVRTAGELMQKHTYLCEDAIRNNDSQKMVDNTSAIARLANRVLLVGGSERENTEDGEFAAAIAAAQQRLQAAIAPAVRAAKRVALNDRTAVPVWRAANNEIIKAASGVEEALSRQYAPPPPPPALPEALSALHIAPQHAPPRPPPPALSAPPRPPPPDTDDEGEDIFRRQPHPSQPILVAAHNLHKAVREWSSKDNEIIAAAKRMAILMARLSDLVRSDSKGSKRELIATAKAIAEASEEVTRLAKKLALECTDKRIRTNLLQVCERIPTIGTQLKILSTVKATMLGAQVGMPDYKGSEEDQEATEMLVGNAQNLMQSVKETVKAAEGASIKIRTEQGAYRLRWVRRSPWYQI, from the exons GTTTCACGTCTGGTGATCCTCCATGAAGAAGCGGAAGATGGCAACGCTATGCCAGACCTGGCACGGCCCGTGCAGGCTGTGTCGCTGGCAGTCAATAACTTAGTCAAG GTTGGCCACGAAACTATCGAATCATCAGACGACGTGGTCCTTCGAACTGATATGCCAGGCGCATTGCGAAGAGTGGAAGGTGCCGCCACATTGCTGCAGCAGGCCTCCGATATGTTGAGGGCTGACCCTTACTCCGGCCCTGCCAG GAAAAAGCTGATCGAAGGGTCCCGTGGAATTCTTCAAGGTACATCGGCGCTGCTTCTCTGTTTTGACGAGTCGGAAGTCAGAAAAATTGTCAAAGAGTGCAAAAAG GTTCTAGATTATCTGGGCGTAGCTGAAGTCATCGATACAATGGAAGATTTGGTCCAGTTCTTAAGAGACATCTCCCCAGCACTATCAAAAGCAGCCAGAGAG GTAGCGGCGCGAGCGTCAGAATTAACGCATCCTCCACACGCGGAAACATTAACGCGATGCCTGGAGAGTGTGAAGCGCCTTGCGCCGGTCCTGATCTGCGCTATGAAGATATACATACACATCCTGTCTGAGG GGGGCAAAGGGATTGAAGATGCGGCTGAGAACAGAAATTATCTAGCGCAACGGATGGCGGATGAAATACACGAAATTATTCG AGTGCTTCAGCTGACGTCGTACGTGGAAGATGGCGGCGAGAAAGACAACGTAGCGGTTCTGAAAGCGCTGCAGAACATGATTCACAACAAAACGGGCGCTGCGCACGAGTTCCTtaac GATCCAGATGCACTTCGCAACAGTTTTGGTGAGAGGGCGCTGCGATCAGTTTTAACATCAGGACAAAGGGCAGCGGAACACTTGGCGCCCGCGCAGGCTGACACTCTGAGAAGGACTGTCAG ATCCGGCGGGATTAATGCGGACTTGTTATGCGACGAGCGACAATATGGCCACGGACGAGAACCTAAG GCGCAAAATCTAGCATCGGAGTTACGTGGGCAAATCAATGAAGTGGACAGCGTCGTCAACGAGGGAGTCCGCGCGGCCGAGAAGCAAGGAGGGAAGACCCTTGCGGCCAG ATTGGAGACAGCTCACAAGTGGTTGTTGCACCCTGCCGCAGATCCGTCCACCAGGATCGAGGGGCAGAAGGCCATCAACAGCATCGTTTCCCAGGGACAGAGG ATAGCTGACAATCTTCAAGGTAGAGAAAAGGCAGAAGTCATGCAATTGTGTTCTGAAGTGCAGAGGTTGGCCGACCAGTTGGCCGACTTGTGTATGAGTGGCCAAGGGGACACGGAAGAAGCCAGGGCTATTACCAG GGATTTGACGGACAAGCTGCACGAGCTGAAGCGCAGTATGGAGCGCGCAGTCGTCAACAGGGTGGTGGAGGATTTCATTGATGTTGCGGCTCCTTTGAGGCACTTCACCGACGCTGTCAATGCTCCTGAAG GAACTCCGGGTCGCGAGGCAAACTTCCATGACAGGTCGAATGCTCTGGCGGCGTTCAGCCAGAAAGCGGCCGCCGCCGCCGGCATGGTCGCAGCCGGGGTCAGGCATAACAAGAGGCTGGCTGACCAACTCATACACAACGCACAGGAG GTGGAGAAACTTTCCCCTCAACTGATCTGCGCCGGCAAAATCCGTTTGCACTATCCTGATAGCAAA GTAGCTGAAGAACATTTCAACAATCTGAAAAACCAATACTCGGACGCAGTGTTGCGTTGCAGAGACCTTTGTGACCAGGCTGTCGATCCTTTGGACTTCGTCAGAACTGCTG GTGAATTGATGCAAAAGCACACATACTTATGTGAGGATGCCATCCGTAACAACGACTCGCAGAAAATGGTTGACAATACTTCAGCTATCGCTAG GTTAGCGAATCGAGTTCTTTTAGTGGGAGGTTCAGAAAGAGAAAACACAGAAGATGGCGAATTCGCGGCCGCCATTGCTGCGGCGCAACAAAGACTACAGGCGGCCATAGCGCCCGCGGTACGCGCCGCTAAACGAGTAGCGCTCAACGACCGTACTGCCGTCCCGGTCTGGCGCGCCGCCAACAACGAG ATAATCAAAGCAGCAAGCGGCGTGGAAGAAGCCCTATCTCGCCAATACGCGCCACCACCGCCGCCACCAGCCTTGCCCGAAGCCCTCAGCGCCCTGCACATTGCGCCCCAGCACGCGCCGCCCCGTCCCCCGCCCCCTGCGCTCAGCGCACCCCCGCGCCCGCCACCTCCGGACACGGACGACGAGGGAGAGGACATCTTCAGGAGGCAGCCTCACCCCAGCCAGCCTATATTG GTGGCCGCACACAACTTGCACAAGGCAGTGCGGGAGTGGTCGTCCAAAGACAACGAGATCATCGCTGCGGCCAAACGTATGGCCATCCTTATGGCCAGGCTCTCGGATCTGGTGCGATCTGACTCTAAAG GTAGCAAGCGCGAGTTGATAGCGACGGCCAAAGCGATCGCTGAGGCGTCCGAGGAAGTCACTCGTTTGGCCAAGAAGCTGGCCCTGGAATGTACCGACAAGAGGATAAGAACC AATTTGCTGCAAGTGTGCGAAAGAATTCCGACCATCGGCACTCAACTCAAGATCCTTTCGACCGTCAAAGCCACCATGCTGGGTGCTCAAg
- the LOC123877197 gene encoding vinculin isoform X2 — translation MPVFHTKIIESILEPVAQQVSRLVILHEEAEDGNAMPDLARPVQAVSLAVNNLVKVGHETIESSDDVVLRTDMPGALRRVEGAATLLQQASDMLRADPYSGPARKKLIEGSRGILQGTSALLLCFDESEVRKIVKECKKVLDYLGVAEVIDTMEDLVQFLRDISPALSKAAREVAARASELTHPPHAETLTRCLESVKRLAPVLICAMKIYIHILSEGGKGIEDAAENRNYLAQRMADEIHEIIRVLQLTSYVEDGGEKDNVAVLKALQNMIHNKTGAAHEFLNDPDALRNSFGERALRSVLTSGQRAAEHLAPAQADTLRRTVRSGGINADLLCDERQYGHGREPKAQNLASELRGQINEVDSVVNEGVRAAEKQGGKTLAARLETAHKWLLHPAADPSTRIEGQKAINSIVSQGQRIADNLQGREKAEVMQLCSEVQRLANQLADLCMSGQGDTEEARAVTRDLTDKLHELKRSMERAVVNRVVEDFIDVAAPLRHFTDAVNAPEGTPGREANFHDRSNALAAFSQKAAAAAGMVAAGVRHNKRLADQLIHNAQEVEKLSPQLICAGKIRLHYPDSKVAEEHFNNLKNQYSDAVLRCRDLCDQAVDPLDFVRTAGELMQKHTYLCEDAIRNNDSQKMVDNTSAIARLANRVLLVGGSERENTEDGEFAAAIAAAQQRLQAAIAPAVRAAKRVALNDRTAVPVWRAANNEIIKAASGVEEALSRQYAPPPPPPALPEALSALHIAPQHAPPRPPPPALSAPPRPPPPDTDDEGEDIFRRQPHPSQPILVAAHNLHKAVREWSSKDNEIIAAAKRMAILMARLSDLVRSDSKGSKRELIATAKAIAEASEEVTRLAKKLALECTDKRIRTNLLQVCERIPTIGTQLKILSTVKATMLGAQVGMPDYKGSEEDQEATEMLVGNAQNLMQSVKETVKAAEGASIKIRTEQGAYRLRWVRRSPWYQI, via the exons GTTTCACGTCTGGTGATCCTCCATGAAGAAGCGGAAGATGGCAACGCTATGCCAGACCTGGCACGGCCCGTGCAGGCTGTGTCGCTGGCAGTCAATAACTTAGTCAAG GTTGGCCACGAAACTATCGAATCATCAGACGACGTGGTCCTTCGAACTGATATGCCAGGCGCATTGCGAAGAGTGGAAGGTGCCGCCACATTGCTGCAGCAGGCCTCCGATATGTTGAGGGCTGACCCTTACTCCGGCCCTGCCAG GAAAAAGCTGATCGAAGGGTCCCGTGGAATTCTTCAAGGTACATCGGCGCTGCTTCTCTGTTTTGACGAGTCGGAAGTCAGAAAAATTGTCAAAGAGTGCAAAAAG GTTCTAGATTATCTGGGCGTAGCTGAAGTCATCGATACAATGGAAGATTTGGTCCAGTTCTTAAGAGACATCTCCCCAGCACTATCAAAAGCAGCCAGAGAG GTAGCGGCGCGAGCGTCAGAATTAACGCATCCTCCACACGCGGAAACATTAACGCGATGCCTGGAGAGTGTGAAGCGCCTTGCGCCGGTCCTGATCTGCGCTATGAAGATATACATACACATCCTGTCTGAGG GGGGCAAAGGGATTGAAGATGCGGCTGAGAACAGAAATTATCTAGCGCAACGGATGGCGGATGAAATACACGAAATTATTCG AGTGCTTCAGCTGACGTCGTACGTGGAAGATGGCGGCGAGAAAGACAACGTAGCGGTTCTGAAAGCGCTGCAGAACATGATTCACAACAAAACGGGCGCTGCGCACGAGTTCCTtaac GATCCAGATGCACTTCGCAACAGTTTTGGTGAGAGGGCGCTGCGATCAGTTTTAACATCAGGACAAAGGGCAGCGGAACACTTGGCGCCCGCGCAGGCTGACACTCTGAGAAGGACTGTCAG ATCCGGCGGGATTAATGCGGACTTGTTATGCGACGAGCGACAATATGGCCACGGACGAGAACCTAAG GCGCAAAATCTAGCATCGGAGTTACGTGGGCAAATCAATGAAGTGGACAGCGTCGTCAACGAGGGAGTCCGCGCGGCCGAGAAGCAAGGAGGGAAGACCCTTGCGGCCAG ATTGGAGACAGCTCACAAGTGGTTGTTGCACCCTGCCGCAGATCCGTCCACCAGGATCGAGGGGCAGAAGGCCATCAACAGCATCGTTTCCCAGGGACAGAGG ATAGCTGACAATCTTCAAGGTAGAGAAAAG GCAGAAGTCATGCAACTGTGTTCGGAAGTGCAGAGGTTGGCCAACCAGTTGGCCGACTTGTGTATGAGTGGCCAAGGGGACACGGAAGAGGCCAGGGCTGTTACCAG GGATTTGACGGACAAGCTGCACGAGCTGAAGCGCAGTATGGAGCGCGCAGTCGTCAACAGGGTGGTGGAGGATTTCATTGATGTTGCGGCTCCTTTGAGGCACTTCACCGACGCTGTCAATGCTCCTGAAG GAACTCCGGGTCGCGAGGCAAACTTCCATGACAGGTCGAATGCTCTGGCGGCGTTCAGCCAGAAAGCGGCCGCCGCCGCCGGCATGGTCGCAGCCGGGGTCAGGCATAACAAGAGGCTGGCTGACCAACTCATACACAACGCACAGGAG GTGGAGAAACTTTCCCCTCAACTGATCTGCGCCGGCAAAATCCGTTTGCACTATCCTGATAGCAAA GTAGCTGAAGAACATTTCAACAATCTGAAAAACCAATACTCGGACGCAGTGTTGCGTTGCAGAGACCTTTGTGACCAGGCTGTCGATCCTTTGGACTTCGTCAGAACTGCTG GTGAATTGATGCAAAAGCACACATACTTATGTGAGGATGCCATCCGTAACAACGACTCGCAGAAAATGGTTGACAATACTTCAGCTATCGCTAG GTTAGCGAATCGAGTTCTTTTAGTGGGAGGTTCAGAAAGAGAAAACACAGAAGATGGCGAATTCGCGGCCGCCATTGCTGCGGCGCAACAAAGACTACAGGCGGCCATAGCGCCCGCGGTACGCGCCGCTAAACGAGTAGCGCTCAACGACCGTACTGCCGTCCCGGTCTGGCGCGCCGCCAACAACGAG ATAATCAAAGCAGCAAGCGGCGTGGAAGAAGCCCTATCTCGCCAATACGCGCCACCACCGCCGCCACCAGCCTTGCCCGAAGCCCTCAGCGCCCTGCACATTGCGCCCCAGCACGCGCCGCCCCGTCCCCCGCCCCCTGCGCTCAGCGCACCCCCGCGCCCGCCACCTCCGGACACGGACGACGAGGGAGAGGACATCTTCAGGAGGCAGCCTCACCCCAGCCAGCCTATATTG GTGGCCGCACACAACTTGCACAAGGCAGTGCGGGAGTGGTCGTCCAAAGACAACGAGATCATCGCTGCGGCCAAACGTATGGCCATCCTTATGGCCAGGCTCTCGGATCTGGTGCGATCTGACTCTAAAG GTAGCAAGCGCGAGTTGATAGCGACGGCCAAAGCGATCGCTGAGGCGTCCGAGGAAGTCACTCGTTTGGCCAAGAAGCTGGCCCTGGAATGTACCGACAAGAGGATAAGAACC AATTTGCTGCAAGTGTGCGAAAGAATTCCGACCATCGGCACTCAACTCAAGATCCTTTCGACCGTCAAAGCCACCATGCTGGGTGCTCAAg
- the LOC123877197 gene encoding vinculin isoform X3, with translation MPVFHTKIIESILEPVAQQVSRLVILHEEAEDGNAMPDLARPVQAVSLAVNNLVKVGHETIESSDDVVLRTDMPGALRRVEGAATLLQQASDMLRADPYSGPARKKLIEGSRGILQGTSALLLCFDESEVRKIVKECKKVLDYLGVAEVIDTMEDLVQFLRDISPALSKAAREVAARASELTHPPHAETLTRCLESVKRLAPVLICAMKIYIHILSEGGKGIEDAAENRNYLAQRMADEIHEIIRVLQLTSYVEDGGEKDNVAVLKALQNMIHNKTGAAHEFLNDPDALRNSFGERALRSVLTSGQRAAEHLAPAQADTLRRTVRSGGINADLLCDERQYGHGREPKAQNLASELRGQINEVDSVVNEGVRAAEKQGGKTLAARLETAHKWLLHPAADPSTRIEGQKAINSIVSQGQRIADNLQGREKAEVMQLCSEVQRLADQLADLCMSGQGDTEEARAITRDLTDKLHELKRSMERAVVNRVVEDFIDVAAPLRHFTDAVNAPEGTPGREANFHDRSNALAAFSQKAAAAAGMVAAGVRHNKRLADQLIHNAQEVEKLSPQLICAGKIRLHYPDSKVAEEHFNNLKNQYSDAVLRCRDLCDQAVDPLDFVRTAGELMQKHTYLCEDAIRNNDSQKMVDNTSAIARLANRVLLVGGSERENTEDGEFAAAIAAAQQRLQAAIAPAVRAAKRVALNDRTAVPVWRAANNEIIKAASGVEEALSRQYAPPPPPPALPEALSALHIAPQHAPPRPPPPALSAPPRPPPPDTDDEGEDIFRRQPHPSQPILVAAHNLHKAVREWSSKDNEIIAAAKRMAILMARLSDLVRSDSKGSKRELIATAKAIAEASEEVTRLAKKLALECTDKRIRTNLLQVCERIPTIGTQLKILSTVKATMLGAQGSEEDQEATEMLVGNAQNLMQSVKETVKAAEGASIKIRTEQGAYRLRWVRRSPWYQI, from the exons GTTTCACGTCTGGTGATCCTCCATGAAGAAGCGGAAGATGGCAACGCTATGCCAGACCTGGCACGGCCCGTGCAGGCTGTGTCGCTGGCAGTCAATAACTTAGTCAAG GTTGGCCACGAAACTATCGAATCATCAGACGACGTGGTCCTTCGAACTGATATGCCAGGCGCATTGCGAAGAGTGGAAGGTGCCGCCACATTGCTGCAGCAGGCCTCCGATATGTTGAGGGCTGACCCTTACTCCGGCCCTGCCAG GAAAAAGCTGATCGAAGGGTCCCGTGGAATTCTTCAAGGTACATCGGCGCTGCTTCTCTGTTTTGACGAGTCGGAAGTCAGAAAAATTGTCAAAGAGTGCAAAAAG GTTCTAGATTATCTGGGCGTAGCTGAAGTCATCGATACAATGGAAGATTTGGTCCAGTTCTTAAGAGACATCTCCCCAGCACTATCAAAAGCAGCCAGAGAG GTAGCGGCGCGAGCGTCAGAATTAACGCATCCTCCACACGCGGAAACATTAACGCGATGCCTGGAGAGTGTGAAGCGCCTTGCGCCGGTCCTGATCTGCGCTATGAAGATATACATACACATCCTGTCTGAGG GGGGCAAAGGGATTGAAGATGCGGCTGAGAACAGAAATTATCTAGCGCAACGGATGGCGGATGAAATACACGAAATTATTCG AGTGCTTCAGCTGACGTCGTACGTGGAAGATGGCGGCGAGAAAGACAACGTAGCGGTTCTGAAAGCGCTGCAGAACATGATTCACAACAAAACGGGCGCTGCGCACGAGTTCCTtaac GATCCAGATGCACTTCGCAACAGTTTTGGTGAGAGGGCGCTGCGATCAGTTTTAACATCAGGACAAAGGGCAGCGGAACACTTGGCGCCCGCGCAGGCTGACACTCTGAGAAGGACTGTCAG ATCCGGCGGGATTAATGCGGACTTGTTATGCGACGAGCGACAATATGGCCACGGACGAGAACCTAAG GCGCAAAATCTAGCATCGGAGTTACGTGGGCAAATCAATGAAGTGGACAGCGTCGTCAACGAGGGAGTCCGCGCGGCCGAGAAGCAAGGAGGGAAGACCCTTGCGGCCAG ATTGGAGACAGCTCACAAGTGGTTGTTGCACCCTGCCGCAGATCCGTCCACCAGGATCGAGGGGCAGAAGGCCATCAACAGCATCGTTTCCCAGGGACAGAGG ATAGCTGACAATCTTCAAGGTAGAGAAAAGGCAGAAGTCATGCAATTGTGTTCTGAAGTGCAGAGGTTGGCCGACCAGTTGGCCGACTTGTGTATGAGTGGCCAAGGGGACACGGAAGAAGCCAGGGCTATTACCAG GGATTTGACGGACAAGCTGCACGAGCTGAAGCGCAGTATGGAGCGCGCAGTCGTCAACAGGGTGGTGGAGGATTTCATTGATGTTGCGGCTCCTTTGAGGCACTTCACCGACGCTGTCAATGCTCCTGAAG GAACTCCGGGTCGCGAGGCAAACTTCCATGACAGGTCGAATGCTCTGGCGGCGTTCAGCCAGAAAGCGGCCGCCGCCGCCGGCATGGTCGCAGCCGGGGTCAGGCATAACAAGAGGCTGGCTGACCAACTCATACACAACGCACAGGAG GTGGAGAAACTTTCCCCTCAACTGATCTGCGCCGGCAAAATCCGTTTGCACTATCCTGATAGCAAA GTAGCTGAAGAACATTTCAACAATCTGAAAAACCAATACTCGGACGCAGTGTTGCGTTGCAGAGACCTTTGTGACCAGGCTGTCGATCCTTTGGACTTCGTCAGAACTGCTG GTGAATTGATGCAAAAGCACACATACTTATGTGAGGATGCCATCCGTAACAACGACTCGCAGAAAATGGTTGACAATACTTCAGCTATCGCTAG GTTAGCGAATCGAGTTCTTTTAGTGGGAGGTTCAGAAAGAGAAAACACAGAAGATGGCGAATTCGCGGCCGCCATTGCTGCGGCGCAACAAAGACTACAGGCGGCCATAGCGCCCGCGGTACGCGCCGCTAAACGAGTAGCGCTCAACGACCGTACTGCCGTCCCGGTCTGGCGCGCCGCCAACAACGAG ATAATCAAAGCAGCAAGCGGCGTGGAAGAAGCCCTATCTCGCCAATACGCGCCACCACCGCCGCCACCAGCCTTGCCCGAAGCCCTCAGCGCCCTGCACATTGCGCCCCAGCACGCGCCGCCCCGTCCCCCGCCCCCTGCGCTCAGCGCACCCCCGCGCCCGCCACCTCCGGACACGGACGACGAGGGAGAGGACATCTTCAGGAGGCAGCCTCACCCCAGCCAGCCTATATTG GTGGCCGCACACAACTTGCACAAGGCAGTGCGGGAGTGGTCGTCCAAAGACAACGAGATCATCGCTGCGGCCAAACGTATGGCCATCCTTATGGCCAGGCTCTCGGATCTGGTGCGATCTGACTCTAAAG GTAGCAAGCGCGAGTTGATAGCGACGGCCAAAGCGATCGCTGAGGCGTCCGAGGAAGTCACTCGTTTGGCCAAGAAGCTGGCCCTGGAATGTACCGACAAGAGGATAAGAACC AATTTGCTGCAAGTGTGCGAAAGAATTCCGACCATCGGCACTCAACTCAAGATCCTTTCGACCGTCAAAGCCACCATGCTGGGTGCTCAAg